The following proteins come from a genomic window of Chryseobacterium glaciei:
- a CDS encoding RNA polymerase sigma factor: MHSSTNWQKIYSNYSPKLLGICRRYIQDIYTAEDIVQDSFIAAIQNKHQLRDEKLLFAWLKKIVVNNALQYIRKSSKEIFTTTEISEIPDTLSEMSDPVSEEKKHIFIYDFTREELLLSIDHLPSHHKSVFNLFCIENYSHAEISSALGISVNTSKSHLLRAKKSIKTYLLNNIVDENTPKNKKKLAQLLVFLGFGGLLWAQTFRSKFSDFNITPSKEFKVAEKGMINSATFSSTSNQAWKKKVVISSTILLIIIASIFILKPKNNLLTKENVSINSDEILKDKSNNNENASQKKPDILEVDNSNDDNLNQTNTQTTTSEAKLILKEKNTEKNQKSKKIILKDSAVEAPKKVIVVKKIIQRDTIFVER; encoded by the coding sequence ATGCATAGCTCAACAAATTGGCAAAAAATATACAGCAATTACTCCCCAAAACTTTTGGGGATTTGCCGCAGATATATACAGGATATTTACACTGCGGAAGATATTGTTCAGGACAGTTTCATCGCAGCGATACAGAATAAACACCAGCTTAGAGATGAAAAACTCCTCTTTGCTTGGTTAAAAAAAATTGTGGTGAATAATGCTTTACAATACATCCGAAAAAGCAGTAAAGAAATCTTCACTACCACCGAAATTTCAGAAATTCCAGATACCCTTTCAGAGATGAGCGATCCTGTTTCAGAAGAAAAAAAACACATTTTTATATATGATTTCACGAGGGAAGAGTTGTTGTTGTCGATAGACCATCTGCCTTCCCATCACAAATCGGTTTTCAATTTATTTTGTATTGAAAATTATTCTCATGCAGAGATTTCAAGTGCGCTCGGGATCTCTGTTAACACTTCAAAATCTCATTTATTAAGAGCGAAAAAATCTATTAAAACTTATTTGCTGAATAATATCGTAGACGAGAACACTCCGAAAAACAAAAAGAAATTGGCTCAATTATTAGTGTTTTTGGGCTTTGGAGGATTGTTATGGGCGCAAACTTTCAGAAGTAAATTTTCAGATTTTAATATTACTCCTTCAAAAGAGTTTAAGGTTGCAGAAAAAGGAATGATTAATTCTGCTACTTTTTCTTCAACTTCAAATCAGGCCTGGAAAAAGAAAGTTGTCATCAGTTCTACAATTTTATTGATTATCATAGCTTCAATTTTTATATTAAAACCTAAAAATAATCTACTTACAAAAGAAAACGTTAGCATTAATTCTGATGAAATCTTAAAAGATAAAAGCAATAATAATGAAAACGCATCTCAAAAAAAGCCTGATATTTTAGAAGTGGATAATTCCAATGATGACAATTTAAACCAAACCAATACGCAGACAACAACTTCCGAAGCAAAACTGATTTTAAAAGAAAAAAATACAGAAAAAAATCAAAAATCAAAGAAAATTATTTTGAAAGACTCAGCGGTTGAAGCTCCAAAAAAAGTAATTGTTGTCAAAAAAATTATCCAAAGGGATACGATATTTGTAGAAAGATAA
- a CDS encoding BatD family protein, translating to MQQKIIYILFILSSVISYGQVSINVNPDKNDYSGKDVVNLTITLEMNGSEYNQQTPIRLPDLSKFNIIGSGSVNNTYIDPATNTVITQRVSQLALEPKQKGKIKIGSVLVTVNNKIYKTEPFDILVKDVEKKTVASASNDVYLNMEIEDKDVYQDQPTVAVLKVYSKNMDNFRKVKNIRLPEQDNINVHPVNFTKSEIDPSSSYGNMASQVLAVFMVFPNEAGYVEVPSVSASVSTYSNKNKIVSNKVKLNVKKLPEGSPECFKNAVGNFNVSVYNASKEKVEVKKPINVVIKVSGEGNLSDMELPKIVESPDYEIFAPKITSNVAPGTTGIKGEILASYIVIPKKAGDILIKTEQFAFFNPASKEYTDLGQETLAVNAFSHDQIMEAKTTVEKVNEYTNNFLETVNTPVLKTTSFKVKEKGKFNWGILLTNIAILLGLFITYLLFKTWQKKRTLVKETVPSKSLGSVAETENEIRQSLKTDINDYFSYLENLKDHEDYQKFFQTVDEMDSEVRNQYFQSSAEDFRKFLEGYKGSAVAEEYRTLSQKIQIEKYAPVKSSEGMDELLKAIVNLYSQISK from the coding sequence ATGCAACAGAAAATTATTTACATATTATTTATCCTTTCTTCCGTAATTTCTTACGGACAGGTAAGTATTAATGTAAATCCTGATAAAAATGATTATTCAGGAAAAGATGTTGTAAATCTTACCATCACTTTAGAAATGAATGGTAGCGAGTATAATCAGCAAACGCCAATTCGTCTTCCGGATCTGTCAAAATTTAATATTATCGGTTCCGGATCTGTAAATAATACGTACATCGATCCTGCTACAAACACGGTAATTACGCAACGAGTTTCCCAACTTGCGCTTGAACCTAAGCAAAAAGGTAAGATCAAGATCGGTTCCGTTTTGGTTACGGTTAACAATAAAATTTATAAAACAGAACCTTTCGATATTTTGGTAAAAGATGTTGAAAAGAAAACTGTTGCCAGTGCTTCAAATGATGTTTATCTGAACATGGAAATCGAAGACAAGGACGTTTATCAGGATCAGCCAACTGTTGCAGTTCTAAAAGTATATTCTAAAAATATGGATAACTTCAGGAAAGTGAAGAATATCCGTCTTCCTGAACAGGATAATATCAATGTACATCCAGTAAACTTTACTAAATCTGAAATTGATCCTTCATCGAGTTACGGTAATATGGCTTCACAGGTTTTGGCGGTATTCATGGTGTTCCCAAATGAGGCAGGATATGTTGAGGTGCCTTCCGTTTCGGCTTCTGTTAGTACTTATTCCAATAAAAATAAAATAGTTTCCAATAAGGTTAAACTCAATGTGAAAAAACTTCCTGAGGGTTCTCCGGAATGCTTCAAAAATGCGGTCGGAAACTTTAATGTAAGTGTTTATAATGCTTCAAAAGAAAAGGTTGAGGTTAAAAAGCCGATCAATGTTGTCATAAAAGTTTCAGGGGAGGGGAATTTGTCTGATATGGAACTTCCTAAGATCGTAGAATCTCCGGATTATGAGATTTTTGCTCCTAAAATTACTTCAAATGTAGCTCCGGGAACCACCGGAATTAAAGGTGAGATCTTAGCGAGTTATATTGTGATTCCGAAAAAGGCGGGTGATATTCTTATTAAAACAGAGCAGTTTGCTTTCTTTAATCCGGCGAGTAAAGAATATACAGATCTTGGTCAGGAAACGTTGGCCGTGAACGCGTTTTCACATGATCAGATCATGGAAGCTAAAACCACGGTTGAGAAGGTAAATGAATACACCAACAACTTTTTGGAGACCGTAAATACTCCGGTTTTAAAGACAACTTCATTTAAAGTTAAAGAAAAAGGTAAATTCAACTGGGGTATACTTTTAACGAATATTGCCATTTTACTAGGATTATTTATTACTTATCTTTTATTTAAGACTTGGCAAAAAAAACGTACATTAGTTAAAGAAACTGTACCTTCAAAATCTTTAGGTTCTGTAGCAGAAACCGAAAATGAAATAAGACAAAGCTTAAAAACTGATATTAACGATTATTTCAGTTATTTAGAAAACCTTAAAGATCATGAAGATTATCAGAAGTTCTTTCAAACCGTAGATGAGATGGATTCTGAGGTTAGAAATCAGTATTTCCAAAGCTCAGCAGAAGATTTCAGAAAGTTTCTGGAAGGGTACAAGGGTTCTGCAGTTGCCGAAGAATACAGAACTCTTTCGCAAAAGATACAGATAGAGAAATATGCTCCTGTAAAATCTTCCGAAGGAATGGATGAACTTTTGAAGGCAATTGTTAATTTGTATTCTCAGATTAGCAAATAA
- a CDS encoding PaaI family thioesterase, which translates to MSKTKEEILQFLNSWGNDVTLAKTLEIQFIDIDLENETLTATMPVQPKVHQPFGILHGGASCVLAETMGSSLSNIFIDGSKYYGVGTNINSNHLKSKKDGLVTAVARFIRKGKTMHVSEIEIRDEKGVLINHTTMTNNILLK; encoded by the coding sequence ATGTCAAAAACTAAAGAAGAGATATTACAGTTTTTAAACAGTTGGGGAAACGATGTTACTTTAGCTAAAACGTTGGAAATACAATTCATCGACATCGATCTGGAAAATGAAACTTTAACCGCAACAATGCCTGTTCAGCCTAAAGTTCACCAACCTTTTGGAATTTTACACGGTGGTGCAAGCTGTGTTTTGGCTGAAACAATGGGATCTAGCCTCTCTAATATCTTCATTGATGGCAGTAAATATTATGGTGTTGGAACTAATATTAATTCCAATCACTTAAAAAGTAAAAAAGACGGTCTCGTAACTGCAGTTGCAAGATTTATCCGAAAAGGAAAAACAATGCACGTTTCAGAAATTGAAATTCGAGATGAAAAAGGTGTATTGATTAATCATACAACAATGACCAACAATATTCTTTTAAAATAA
- a CDS encoding PspC domain-containing protein, whose translation MNKTLSIGLAGFSFTIEEHAYIKLSDYLNALRSSLDASEADEVMHDIEIRMVEIFRDSLGKREVVNDTDVERVIAQIGTPEKIEEQEEAYYSEKNTKKASASGTEYTDKKQLFRDPERQKIAGVCAGLAHYVGMDITAMRAIWLGIFILGIFTAAISSSLVVLLYIILWIVLPTAETAADFLKMKGKPMNFDNLKNESNKLVQFANESTQRVGEIYIESKPYINNAGSGIWNVIRYILGGIFALMAFGCLIGSFVGFGFMGNSDFPPISQMNYYFDNDGMKYVIMAMIVLGSLIPAMIFALLSIKLISPKTKLRNTGWVLGALFLGLIAISTYFGISMAKKEMFLKGHKEDTEEVSINTTSDSIYVDFKQITIPQNFTGYDDDLYSDKVSVYEKDWIHVDVTRKADIKTPYLIIKKEAKGYNLPLNVSVPVEIVNNKVILPNYIKFPYEHRFRDYSINYELVVPQNTIVIPVKKDGIDFNGDLNADGMNDDDQDNDYNNGNIRIEKNKISVNGSTIEYSSDDKDSIIVNGKKVPANQADKVIDSMKTNIKKMKGDVDIKVNDEKNEISIKTK comes from the coding sequence ATGAACAAGACACTCTCAATAGGACTCGCAGGTTTCTCTTTTACAATAGAAGAACACGCATATATAAAGCTTAGCGATTATCTTAATGCACTGAGAAGCTCTTTAGACGCTTCGGAAGCAGATGAGGTAATGCATGACATAGAAATAAGAATGGTTGAAATTTTCAGAGATTCTTTAGGAAAACGTGAAGTGGTAAATGATACCGATGTTGAAAGAGTAATCGCTCAGATCGGAACTCCGGAAAAGATCGAAGAACAGGAAGAAGCTTATTATTCTGAGAAAAATACTAAGAAAGCAAGCGCTTCAGGAACTGAATACACAGATAAAAAACAATTGTTCCGTGATCCTGAAAGACAAAAAATAGCAGGTGTTTGCGCAGGTTTAGCTCATTACGTTGGAATGGACATTACTGCAATGAGAGCAATCTGGTTAGGAATTTTTATCCTTGGAATCTTTACAGCAGCAATTTCTTCTTCATTAGTGGTATTACTTTACATCATTCTTTGGATTGTTTTACCAACTGCAGAAACTGCAGCAGATTTCCTGAAAATGAAGGGAAAGCCTATGAACTTCGACAATCTTAAAAATGAGTCTAATAAATTAGTACAATTCGCTAATGAATCTACTCAAAGAGTCGGAGAAATCTATATCGAAAGCAAACCTTACATCAACAATGCCGGAAGCGGGATCTGGAATGTAATAAGATATATTTTAGGAGGAATCTTCGCCTTAATGGCTTTTGGTTGCCTTATCGGTTCATTTGTAGGTTTCGGATTTATGGGAAACAGTGATTTTCCTCCAATCAGCCAAATGAATTACTATTTCGATAACGACGGAATGAAATATGTGATCATGGCAATGATCGTTCTGGGAAGTTTAATTCCTGCAATGATATTCGCATTGTTAAGTATCAAATTAATTTCTCCAAAAACGAAATTAAGAAATACAGGATGGGTTTTAGGAGCATTATTCCTTGGATTGATCGCAATTTCTACTTACTTCGGAATCAGCATGGCTAAAAAAGAAATGTTCTTAAAAGGTCATAAAGAAGATACAGAAGAGGTTTCTATCAATACAACTTCAGACAGTATTTATGTAGATTTCAAGCAAATAACGATCCCTCAGAACTTCACAGGTTACGATGATGATCTTTATTCTGACAAGGTATCTGTTTATGAAAAAGACTGGATTCATGTAGATGTAACAAGAAAAGCTGATATTAAAACTCCTTATTTAATCATTAAAAAAGAAGCTAAAGGATACAATCTTCCACTTAACGTAAGCGTTCCTGTAGAAATTGTTAACAATAAAGTTATCCTTCCAAATTACATCAAGTTCCCTTACGAACACAGATTCAGAGATTACAGCATCAATTATGAATTGGTAGTTCCTCAAAATACAATCGTAATCCCTGTAAAGAAAGACGGAATTGATTTTAACGGAGATCTAAACGCAGACGGAATGAATGACGACGATCAGGATAATGACTACAACAATGGAAATATCAGAATCGAGAAAAATAAAATCTCTGTAAACGGTTCTACCATTGAATATAGTTCTGATGATAAAGACAGCATCATCGTTAACGGAAAAAAAGTTCCTGCAAACCAGGCTGACAAAGTAATTGATTCAATGAAAACAAACATCAAAAAGATGAAAGGTGACGTTGATATCAAAGTAAACGACGAAAAAAACGAAATTTCTATCAAAACCAAATAA
- a CDS encoding MarC family protein: protein MEVFNDFSIKEIITCFMVLFAVIDIIGSVPIVVSLQQKFGQIEAGRASITAGVIMIIFLFVGNKILKLIGVDVNSFAIAGAFVIFIIALEMILGIEINKTTEAKAASIVPIAFPLVAGAGTLTTTLSLRAEFHDINIILGIVLNTIFVYLVLKSAKWLERKMGEATLSILQKVFGIILLAISIKLFTANFAQLVQNYINF, encoded by the coding sequence ATGGAAGTTTTTAATGATTTTTCTATAAAAGAAATTATTACCTGTTTTATGGTTCTTTTCGCTGTGATCGATATTATCGGTTCTGTTCCCATTGTTGTAAGCTTACAGCAAAAATTCGGACAAATTGAGGCAGGAAGGGCTTCTATTACTGCCGGAGTTATCATGATCATATTTTTATTCGTAGGAAATAAGATTCTAAAATTGATCGGAGTAGATGTAAATTCCTTTGCTATTGCCGGAGCTTTTGTGATTTTTATCATAGCACTGGAAATGATTTTGGGTATTGAGATCAATAAAACGACGGAAGCAAAAGCTGCATCCATTGTCCCTATTGCGTTTCCGCTGGTTGCAGGTGCCGGAACTTTAACAACTACGTTATCTCTGAGAGCTGAATTTCATGATATTAATATTATTTTGGGAATCGTTCTCAACACAATTTTCGTATATTTGGTGCTGAAATCAGCAAAATGGCTGGAAAGGAAAATGGGAGAGGCTACTTTGTCTATCTTACAGAAAGTTTTCGGGATCATCCTTTTGGCAATTTCAATTAAATTATTTACAGCAAACTTTGCACAATTGGTGCAGAACTATATTAATTTTTAA
- a CDS encoding vWA domain-containing protein, which translates to MFNFEFYSPWFLLLFVLFIPLFIRDLSKQKKKGIKVPTVKNMEGSNGIVAVLFLLKISKYLILSALIIAMARPRTFTVSQDRDDTKGIDIMLAVDVSLSMLAKDLTPDRLTALKEIAIKFVNQRPNDRLGLVTYSGEAFTKVPVTSDHQVVIDELKNLNPLELQPGTAIGEGLSVAVNHLRNSKAKSKIIILMTDGVNTIENAMPAQVAAELAKNNDIKVYSIGIGTNGYALMPTQQDIFGDLVFTETEVRIDEELLREVAQTTNGRYFRATSNSSLEEVYNEINQLEKSDIKVSKLYNYQEYFKIFLWIALGMLIIDALLRWVFYKFLS; encoded by the coding sequence ATGTTTAATTTTGAATTTTATAGTCCGTGGTTTTTACTGCTTTTTGTGCTGTTTATTCCTCTTTTTATTAGAGATCTAAGCAAGCAGAAAAAGAAAGGTATAAAAGTTCCTACCGTAAAAAATATGGAAGGGAGCAATGGAATTGTAGCCGTACTTTTTTTACTTAAAATCTCCAAATATCTTATTCTTTCCGCGTTGATCATCGCGATGGCCAGACCGAGAACGTTTACTGTTTCTCAGGACAGAGACGATACAAAAGGAATTGATATTATGCTGGCTGTCGATGTATCATTGAGTATGTTGGCTAAAGATTTAACGCCCGATCGTTTGACTGCATTGAAAGAAATTGCTATAAAATTTGTTAATCAACGTCCAAATGACCGGTTAGGTTTGGTGACTTATTCCGGTGAAGCTTTTACGAAAGTTCCTGTAACGTCCGATCATCAGGTTGTTATTGATGAATTAAAAAATCTTAATCCGCTCGAGCTTCAACCAGGAACTGCGATTGGTGAAGGGCTTTCTGTCGCTGTAAATCACCTCAGAAATAGCAAAGCAAAAAGTAAGATCATTATTTTAATGACAGATGGTGTCAACACGATTGAAAATGCAATGCCTGCTCAAGTTGCTGCTGAATTGGCTAAAAACAATGATATAAAAGTTTATTCCATCGGAATTGGAACGAATGGATATGCGTTAATGCCTACTCAACAGGATATTTTCGGAGATCTGGTTTTTACAGAAACGGAAGTGAGAATTGATGAAGAACTTTTAAGAGAAGTAGCGCAGACGACGAACGGGAGATATTTCAGAGCTACCTCAAACAGTAGTCTGGAAGAAGTTTATAATGAAATTAATCAATTGGAAAAATCTGATATAAAAGTATCTAAGCTTTACAATTATCAGGAATATTTTAAGATTTTCCTCTGGATTGCTTTAGGAATGTTAATTATCGATGCTTTGCTGAGATGGGTATTTTATAAATTTTTAAGCTGA
- a CDS encoding vWA domain-containing protein, translating into MEWYLGNYWYLLLLLLLPLLAILLIRFLKWNNKRRNIFADSQFHEELFEKRSGFVKIFPALYLLGTLFLIFSIIDLLNGSEEVKSNQRMNNVIFMLDVSNSMNAEDINPSRLTEAKNLMINTMQKMKSDKVGIVIFAGESVSIMPLTTDYSSAETYVNAIETNSMQIQGTDFLKGMQVAVEKFKNVSKGSRKIVLLSDGEDNEGNDNAAIKLANKEGIMITSVGIGSDEGAPVPEYVFGQLMGYKTDQAGETVISKRQTEALKKMAESTGGTYIDGNNINEAPSRISDALGKKMSSSETLVKSQNANHYYQYFLAVSILFFFLIYIFNPKRDFNV; encoded by the coding sequence ATGGAGTGGTATTTAGGTAATTATTGGTATTTATTGTTGCTGTTGCTTTTGCCGCTGTTAGCTATTTTATTGATTCGTTTTCTGAAATGGAATAATAAAAGAAGAAATATTTTTGCGGACAGTCAGTTTCACGAAGAATTGTTTGAAAAAAGATCAGGTTTTGTGAAAATATTTCCTGCTCTTTATCTTTTGGGAACCTTGTTTTTAATATTTTCAATTATTGATTTATTAAATGGCTCAGAAGAGGTAAAAAGCAATCAAAGGATGAATAATGTGATCTTTATGCTTGATGTTTCCAACTCTATGAATGCGGAGGATATTAATCCGAGTCGTTTGACGGAAGCAAAAAATCTGATGATCAACACGATGCAGAAGATGAAAAGTGATAAAGTCGGGATTGTGATATTTGCAGGAGAATCTGTTTCTATCATGCCTTTAACAACAGATTATAGTTCGGCTGAAACGTATGTCAATGCTATTGAAACCAATTCTATGCAGATTCAGGGAACTGATTTCTTAAAAGGAATGCAGGTTGCGGTTGAAAAATTTAAAAATGTAAGCAAAGGCTCAAGAAAAATAGTTTTATTGAGTGATGGTGAAGACAATGAAGGAAACGACAATGCTGCCATAAAATTGGCGAATAAAGAAGGAATAATGATTACTTCCGTAGGGATTGGTTCAGACGAAGGTGCACCCGTTCCGGAATATGTTTTTGGACAATTAATGGGTTACAAAACCGACCAAGCTGGAGAAACGGTAATTTCTAAAAGACAAACCGAAGCTCTCAAAAAGATGGCAGAATCTACAGGCGGAACTTATATTGATGGAAATAATATTAATGAAGCGCCAAGCAGAATTTCGGATGCTTTGGGTAAGAAGATGTCTTCTTCAGAAACATTGGTTAAATCTCAGAATGCTAATCATTATTATCAATATTTTTTAGCTGTTTCAATACTTTTCTTCTTTTTAATTTATATTTTTAATCCTAAAAGAGATTTTAATGTTTAA
- a CDS encoding PadR family transcriptional regulator, with product MNTENTKAQMRKGILEFCILSLINLREMYVSDLIDELKKGKLDVVEGTLYPLLTRLKNGEFLSYRWEESTGGPPRKYYQITEKGKLFLDELQNTWKELTDSVNQITQKI from the coding sequence ATGAATACCGAAAATACCAAAGCGCAAATGCGAAAAGGAATTCTGGAATTCTGTATTTTAAGTCTCATCAACCTTCGTGAAATGTATGTTTCCGACCTGATAGATGAACTGAAAAAAGGAAAGCTGGATGTAGTAGAAGGAACCCTCTACCCTCTTTTAACAAGACTGAAAAACGGAGAGTTTCTCTCTTACAGATGGGAAGAATCTACAGGAGGGCCACCCAGAAAATATTACCAAATAACAGAAAAAGGCAAATTGTTTTTGGACGAACTTCAAAATACCTGGAAAGAATTAACAGATTCTGTAAACCAAATCACTCAAAAAATTTAA
- a CDS encoding 1-acyl-sn-glycerol-3-phosphate acyltransferase, which yields MKKLIGKLMLKMLGWKVVLQGDVNSLDRCILVVAPHTHNMEYLLGNLAYWSLGKPLKIIIKDAHTKAWYGSVVRGLGGIGIDRSQKNDLVKFVADQFAKEDFSLVITPEGTRSWVPKWRKGFYHMALAAKVPIVLAAGDFKRNIVYLGYTIPYERLASAPFSEIMKEIQDYYIKNDIGPKIPENWNPNIMGNDQEARS from the coding sequence ATGAAAAAACTGATTGGCAAATTGATGTTGAAAATGTTAGGTTGGAAGGTCGTTCTACAAGGCGATGTAAACAGTCTGGACAGATGCATTCTTGTTGTAGCACCACACACCCACAACATGGAATATTTATTAGGAAATCTTGCCTATTGGTCTTTGGGGAAACCTTTAAAAATAATCATTAAAGATGCCCACACAAAAGCTTGGTACGGAAGCGTAGTAAGAGGTTTGGGAGGAATTGGTATCGACAGAAGCCAGAAAAATGATTTGGTGAAATTTGTTGCAGATCAGTTTGCAAAAGAAGATTTCAGCCTTGTGATTACTCCGGAAGGTACAAGAAGCTGGGTTCCAAAATGGAGAAAAGGGTTTTATCATATGGCTCTGGCTGCAAAAGTTCCGATTGTTCTTGCTGCCGGAGATTTTAAAAGAAACATTGTATACCTAGGTTATACCATTCCTTATGAAAGATTGGCAAGCGCTCCCTTTTCAGAAATAATGAAAGAAATCCAGGATTATTATATCAAAAATGACATAGGACCAAAGATCCCTGAAAACTGGAATCCAAACATTATGGGAAATGATCAGGAAGCTAGAAGCTAA
- a CDS encoding tetratricopeptide repeat protein translates to MNTKIIFLSFIIAFPFSGFVFGQESYKTLVYEGNQKFNGKNYDGASSKYMEAIKSNEKDFTAHYNLGNALYKNKKYDEAKAEFEKAQKLSQTIPDKAAALHNLGNTYMQMKQPDKAADYYKQSLKQDPYNEATRKNYGIAKLKEKENQQKKDQQNKSGKGGGGKDQQKNDDQKGDTKDQKQDQGKGQQNQGESQQGNDPNQKQNNEGKMPKDLENAILDKVSDKEKETAKRILNKNSYSMPQSNEKDW, encoded by the coding sequence ATGAATACTAAAATCATTTTTTTATCGTTTATAATTGCTTTTCCGTTTTCAGGCTTCGTTTTCGGGCAGGAAAGCTACAAGACTTTGGTCTATGAAGGCAATCAGAAATTTAATGGTAAAAACTATGATGGAGCGTCTTCTAAGTATATGGAAGCGATAAAATCTAACGAAAAAGATTTTACGGCACACTATAATTTAGGGAACGCTTTGTATAAAAATAAAAAATATGATGAAGCAAAAGCTGAGTTTGAAAAAGCACAAAAACTTTCTCAAACAATTCCTGACAAGGCAGCGGCTCTTCATAATTTGGGAAATACTTATATGCAGATGAAGCAGCCGGACAAAGCTGCAGATTATTATAAGCAATCCCTAAAACAGGATCCTTACAACGAAGCAACAAGAAAAAACTACGGAATTGCCAAGTTGAAGGAAAAAGAAAACCAACAGAAAAAAGACCAGCAAAATAAGTCAGGCAAAGGCGGCGGGGGTAAAGACCAACAGAAAAATGATGATCAGAAAGGCGATACCAAAGATCAAAAACAGGATCAGGGTAAAGGCCAGCAAAATCAGGGGGAAAGTCAGCAAGGAAATGATCCGAACCAGAAGCAGAATAATGAAGGTAAAATGCCAAAAGATCTTGAAAACGCAATATTAGATAAAGTAAGCGATAAAGAGAAAGAAACCGCCAAAAGGATTTTAAATAAAAATTCTTATTCGATGCCTCAAAGCAACGAGAAAGATTGGTGA
- a CDS encoding chorismate-binding protein: MIYFKFPFDEKLYSTDEKAGKNSINFHSFDGLRQINFDGNIIEIDQEKFNQENITNNSLPEDKSNFIAETKDEYLQKLKEVIQVINENDLPKLVLSRRKIFKDFNQIDLKESFNNLCKTYPNAFRYIFNNGENAWIGAFSEVLGKFNKTTHEFETMSLAGTLPVSEEWSEKEIEEQKPVSSYIQNILTHYSEEIEISKTHDHISGNIKHLRTDFKAKIKPEDLDRLIQELHPTPAVCGIPKDFCKENIQKIEKFPREFYAGYIKIETEDTVQFFVNLRCAKLYQNAVHLFVGGGITAQSNPEKEWIETELKSEAVLKNLVVS, translated from the coding sequence ATGATTTATTTCAAATTTCCTTTTGACGAAAAACTGTATTCAACAGATGAAAAAGCAGGTAAAAATTCAATTAATTTTCATTCTTTTGATGGTTTAAGGCAAATTAATTTTGATGGAAATATTATTGAGATTGATCAGGAAAAATTCAACCAAGAAAACATTACAAATAACTCTTTACCAGAAGATAAAAGTAATTTCATCGCTGAAACTAAAGATGAATATTTACAAAAATTAAAAGAAGTCATTCAAGTTATTAATGAAAATGATCTTCCAAAATTAGTCCTTTCAAGAAGGAAAATTTTCAAGGATTTTAATCAAATTGATTTAAAAGAAAGCTTCAACAATTTATGTAAAACATATCCGAACGCTTTCAGATACATTTTCAATAATGGTGAAAACGCTTGGATTGGCGCTTTTTCGGAGGTCTTAGGAAAATTCAATAAAACGACTCACGAGTTTGAAACAATGAGCCTGGCGGGCACTCTACCTGTCTCAGAGGAATGGTCTGAGAAAGAAATTGAGGAACAAAAGCCAGTTTCAAGTTATATTCAAAATATTCTTACCCATTATTCCGAAGAAATTGAAATATCAAAAACGCACGATCATATTTCGGGGAATATCAAGCATTTAAGAACTGATTTTAAAGCCAAAATAAAACCTGAGGATTTGGATCGTCTTATTCAGGAATTACACCCTACTCCGGCTGTCTGCGGGATTCCGAAAGATTTTTGTAAAGAAAATATTCAAAAAATTGAAAAATTTCCTCGCGAATTTTATGCGGGTTATATCAAAATTGAAACAGAAGATACCGTTCAGTTTTTCGTTAATCTTCGTTGCGCAAAATTATATCAAAATGCTGTCCATCTCTTTGTTGGCGGCGGAATTACCGCACAAAGCAATCCTGAAAAAGAGTGGATTGAAACGGAATTAAAGTCAGAAGCAGTTTTGAAGAATTTGGTGGTTTCTTAG